TGCGCGACTCCTCGGACTTAGCCGATTGTCCATAGCAAGTATGCCGCAATCACCGTGCCGGCGACTGCGCCGCCGTAACAGAACGCAAAGATCACTTCGGTCAGGTGCTTGATTTGCAGGCCGTCATAGAGCGTGTAGCGGAAGCGGTGCGCCCAATGGAAGAGCGGCAAAGAGCACAGCACGAACAGGTACGCTCGCACCAGCGGA
This window of the Terriglobales bacterium genome carries:
- the frdD gene encoding fumarate reductase subunit FrdD, encoding MARSNDPFFWGLFSAGGVVAAFLVPVHLFLFGLALPLGWIQGPGYERLMELARHPLVRAYLFVLCSLPLFHWAHRFRYTLYDGLQIKHLTEVIFAFCYGGAVAGTVIAAYLLWTIG